The following coding sequences are from one Daphnia pulex isolate KAP4 chromosome 11, ASM2113471v1 window:
- the LOC124207576 gene encoding serine/threonine-protein kinase mTOR-like, which yields MATGMMQTFITGLRSRSEDLRLKAARDLHHYVTSELREALQEDVISFVDDLNHHIFDMVSSSDVNEKKGGILAIVSLLQVDVGNTNARMTRFANYLKNLLPSQDVVVMELTARALGKLTLVSGSYTAEYVEFEVKRAFEWLSGERNEGRRHAAVLVLRELALSMPTFFFQQVQTFFDVIFYAVRDSKPMIREGAVAALRSALVVTSQRETKEAQKPTWYKQCFDEAQQGFEEPLAKDKGLTKDDRAHGSLLVLQELLRCSNAEGERLLAELEQLNLLHSQTVQDSLISTTSRVLPNGAVELINTPTLYNNLRLLPGHVAQSRIASAVSPLSIVAPQQYPIVESAACRQLTADHFDEICANTLRHSISKSSHVQAALMGILPRLAAYDRTRFSDRYLGPSMSYLMACLTRKEKNPHLAMITIGYIAVCIEGDIATHLPGIISFVRTSLPQNKDPSSTKKRSSPPDIAVFVCLSLLGRAVGRSHLTSEFKDLLDPMLSVGLSPALTTCLRELALRIPHLKKDIAEGLLRMLSLVLMHQPLRHPGMPKHHMALTPVALQPLPSNGDDVNSIVLALRTLGSFDFQGQPLLLQFVRHCADNFLCSEQRAIRLEAVRTCSQLLKCALQESVKLKKKPLRSSGVRLVSATVAEVLSKLLTAAITDPDASVRYCVFASLDPHFFSYLALAENLGSITVALNDEVFEIREMAVCIIGHLSSMNPAYIMPALRKLLIQLLTELEHSGMGRNKEQSSRLLGRLVSSAPRLIKPYMEPILKILVPKLKENDPNPGVTIAVLTAIGDLAQVSESEMRLWSPELLPLLLDMLADSSLPAKREVALWTLAQLIESTGCVIQPYQEFPSLLELLLSFLKTEQLVSIRRETLRVLGLLGALDPYKHKMNLGHIDSQGDSSAVMSMSDARDADSFMDSSASEMLVNMNYSSLEEFYPAVAIATLMRVVKDQTLSQHHNTVVTAVMFIFKSLGVRCVPYIKQVVPSFVNVVRFTPLTEVSLKEFLFQQLGFLIAIVKQHIRPYLDQILDLVKEHWTVNSPFQITIIFLIEHVAMALGAEFKMYLPHLVPLILRVLTHDTSKDRSVTGKLLQAVQKFGSNLEDYLHLLLPPIVKLFDAIDVNINVRRTALETVDLISDTLDLSDFASRIIQPLVRCIENTSELRPVAMETLASLVAQLGKKFLIFIPMVQKVLNRNRIQHQRYDVLVAKILHGGGSADEEDLSAARQRRGNSKTKEGLISSDTTTVKRLHVAANNLQRAWTATRRVSKDDWLEWLRKLSSEMLKESPSPPLRSCWALGQSYIQLPRDLFNAAFVSCWTELSQQHQNELVKSLEQALRVPDLPEITQTILNLAEFMEHCEKGPLPLDAKLLGQRAMQCRAYAKALHYKEAEFHESPTAQVLESLISINNKLQQKEAAAGLLEYAMKKHEGEIRVQERWHEKLHDWERALEAYRKKESNQQQQEPELVLGQMRCLEALCEWGQLHTLAETNWKQVNVDVKNRFARMAAAAAWGLGKWTAMEEYVNFIPKETQDGAFYRSVLAIHREQYGQAQTLIDSARDLLDTELTALSGESYQRAYGAMVLVQMLAELEEVIQYKILPERRAPIRKMWWQRLQGCQRIVEDWQKIIQVHSLVISPEEDMRTWLKYSSLCRKSGRLALSHKTLVTLLGTDPSLNPDHPLPTLHPHVTYAYSKHLWMSNQKEQAFRQLHHFVQASLQPQSLSSISTTPVSTPEEPDRHVELGKLLARCYLRLGQWQECLQGINELSIPAVLQYYAAATEHDATWYKAWHSWAYMNFEAVLFYKHQGQNTSANQTLIGENTNKGLTAQHVSSYTVPAVQGFFRSIALSHGSSLQDTLRLLTLWFDYGHWPEVYEALVEGVRTIDVNTWLQVIPQLIARIDTQRQLVGRLIHQLLMDIGKAHPQALIYPLTVASKSALQARHNAANKILKNMCEHSPVLVQQAVMVSEELIRVAILWHELWHEGLEEASRLYFGERNVTGMFATLEPLHAMLERGPQTLKETSFHQAYGRELLEAQDWCRRYKTSLNVRDLNQAWDLYYHVFRRISRQLPQLTSLELQYVSPKLLLCRDLELAIPGSYVPNQPVIRISQVNSSLQVITSKQRPRKLCITGSNGKEYMFLLKGHEDLRQDERVMQLFSLVNTLLIHDPETFRRNLTIQRYAVIPLSTNSGLIGWVPHCDTLHSLIRDYREKKKILLNIEHRIMLRMAPDYDHLSLMQKVEVFEHALEHTQGDDLAKILWLRSPSSEVWFDRRTNYTRSLAVMSMVGYILGLGDRHPSNLMLDRLSGKILHIDFGDCFEVAMTREKFPEKIPFRLTRMLVNAMEVTGIEGTYRSTCESVMSVLRGNKDSLMAVLEAFVYDPLLNWRLVVDNVANTKTTRRSKSRHESSSNNSGQGDVGDSMEITANAAANSSSVLNAAVSRSKNETVEAVVNDGPQPEILNKRALTIVSRVRDKLTGRDFPNETEGTLSIDRQVELLIQQATSHENLCQCYIGWCPFW from the exons ATGGCAACCGGAATGATGCAAACATTCATCACTGGGCTTAGATCCAGAAGTGAAGATTTGAGACTAAAGGCTGCCCGAGATTTACACCATTAT GTGACATCTGAGTTAAGAGAGGCATTGCAGGAAGatgtaatttcatttgttgatgATTTGAATCACCATATATTTGACATGGTGTCCAGCTCAGatgtcaatgaaaagaaaggTGGCATTCTAGCCATAGTTAGTTTATTGCAAGTAGATGTTGGAAATACCAATGCCAGAATGACTAGATTTGCCAACTATTTGAAAAACTTACTTCCATCTCAGGATGTAGTTGTAATGGAGTTAACTGCAAGGGCACTTGGAAAATTGACACTG GTATCAGGAAGCTACACCGCGGAGTATGTGGAATTTGAAGTAAAACGAGCCTTTGAGTGGCTCAGTGGCGAGAGAAATGAAGGTCGTAGGCATGCAGCG GTGCTGGTTTTGCGAGAATTGGCTTTATCCATGccaactttctttttccagcaaGTCCAGACTTTTTTTGACGTTATTTTTTATGCTGTTCGGGACTCCAAACCAATGATTCGAGAAGGCGCAGTTGCTGCTTTACGCTCTGCTTTAGTCGTCACATCTCAGCGAGAAACTAAAGAAGCTCAAAAGCCTACTTG GTATAAACAATGCTTTGACGAGGCCCAACAAGGTTTTGAGGAACCGTTAGCCAAAGATAAAGGACTAACAAAGGACGACAGAGCTCATGGATCTCTTTTGGTTCTTCAAGAGCTTCTACGTTGTTCGAATGCAGAGGGTGAACGACTTCTCGCTGAACTAGAGCAATTAAATTTACTACATTCACAGACTGTTCAG GATTCTCTAATTTCTACAACTTCCCGAGTGTTGCCGAACGGTGCTGTTGAATTAATCAACACTCCTACACTTTACAATAATCTCCGGCTTTTGCCAGGGCATGTCGCTCAATCAAGGATAGCCAGCGCCGTGTCACCACTATCGATAGTTGCGCCCCAGCAG TACCCTATAGTTGAAAGCGCTGCATGCCGCCAATTGACTGCTGatcattttgatgaaatttgtGCCAACACTCTTCGACATAGCATCTCAAAAAGCAGCCATGTACAAGCAGCTTTGATGGGAATTCTGCCTAGACTGGCTGCCTATGATCGAACCCGATTTTCTGATAG GTATTTGGGCCCTTCGATGAGCTACTTGATGGCGTGTTTGACccgcaaagaaaaaaatcctcaCCTTGCAATGATAACTATAGGTTATATAGCAGTGTGTATTGAAGGGGATATTGCCACACATCTCCCTGGCATTATTAGTTTTGTTCGGACTTCTCTACCTCAAAATAAA GACCCATCTTCTACCAAAAAACGCTCCAGTCCCCCTGATATTGCTGTTTTCGTCTGTCTAAGTCTGCTTGGCCGAGCCGTTGGTCGTTCTCATCTAACTAGTGAGTTCAAGGATCTACTGGATCCCATGCTGTCCGTTGGACTTAGTCCTGCCCTGACAACTTGTCTTCGTGAACTGGCCTTGAGAATTCCTCATCTTAAAAAAGACATTGCCGAAGGACTCTTGCGGATGCTTTCACTAGTTTTGATGCACCAACCACTTCGTCATCCAG GAATGCCAAAACATCATATGGCGCTCACTCCAGTGGCACTTCAACCACTACCATCGAATGGGGATGACGTCAATAGCATCGTTTTAGCTCTAAGAACGTTGGGgagttttgattttcaag GTCAACCACTACTTTTACAATTTGTTCGCCATTGTGCCGACAACTTTTTGTGCAGTGAGCAAAGGGCCATACGTCTTGAAGCTGTGCGAACATGCAGTCAGTTATTGAAATGTGCACTTCAGGAGTCagtgaaattaaagaaaaagccatTGAGAAGCAGTGGAGTTCGCCTAGTTTCTGCTACGGTAGCTGAAGTCTTGAGTAAACTGCTCACCGCTGCCATCACGGATCCTGACGCTAGTGTCCGATACTGTGTTTTCGCGAGTCTCGATCCCCATTTCTTTTCGTATCTGGCGCTTGCGGAAAATCTTGGCTCTATCACTGTGGCGCTAAACGATGAAGTCTTTGAGATTCGAGAAATGGCTGTGTGTATCATTGGCCACTTGTCTTCCATGAATCCGGCTTATATTATGCCTGCTCTGCGTAAGCTTTTAATACAGTTGCTCACCGAATTGGAGCACAGTGGCATGGGTCGGAATAAAGAGCAAAGTTCGAGGTTATTAGGACGCTTGGTTTCTTCCGCACCAAGGCTAATCAAACCTTATATGGAACCCATCCTAAAAA ttttagttccgaaattgaaagaaaacgacCCTAATCCTGGAGTCACAATCGCCGTTCTCACTGCTATCGGAGATTTAGCTCAGGTGTCTGAGAGTGAAATGAGGCTGTGGAGCCCTGAGCTACTCCCTTTGTTATTGGATATGTTAGCTGATTCTAGTCTTCCAGCTAAAAGAGAAGTTGCCTTATGGACCTTGGCACAGTTGATCGAAAGTACAGG ATGTGTGATTCAACCTTATCAAGAATTTCCGTCACTGCTTGAGCTGCTACTGAGCTTTTTAAAAACCGAACAACTTGTTTCCATTCGCCGAGAAACGCTCAGAGTATTGGGATTGCTTGGAGCGCTGGACCcttataaacataaaatgaaCTTGGGTCATATTGATAGCCAA GGTGACTCCAGTGCTGTAATGTCAATGTCTGATGCTCGAGATGCTGACTCTTTTATGGATTCGTCGGCAAGCGAAATGCTAGTCAACATGAACTACTCATCGTTGGAAGAATTTTATCCTGCTGTGGCAATCGCTACTTTGATGCGTGTAGTGAAAGACCAAACGCTTTCTCAGCATCACAACACCGTCGTAACTGCAGTGATGTTCATCTTCAAATCCTTGGGAGTTCGATGTGTACCTTACATTAAACAA GTCGTCCCTAGTTTTGTGAACGTGGTTCGCTTCACCCCACTAACGGAGGTTTCCCTGAAAGAATTCTTGTTCCAGCAGCTGGGATTTCTAATCGCGATTGTCAAGCAGCACATTCGTCCTTATTTGGACCAAATTTTGGATCTTGTGAAAGAGCATTGGACTGTAAATAGTCCGTTCCAAATAACAATTATCTTTCTCATCGAACACGTAGCTATGGCATTGGGGGCCGAATTTAAGATGTATCTACCTCATTTAGTTCCATTAATACTGCGTGTTTTAACTCACGACACCAGCAAGGATCGTAGCGTTACTG GTAAACTTCTTCAAGCGGTCCAGAAATTTGGCAGCAATTTGGAGGattatcttcatcttctcttaCCACCAATCGTTAAACTGTTCGATGCCATTGACGTCAATATTAACGTTCGGCGAACCGCATTAGAAACTGTGGACCTCATCAGCGACACTCTGGACTTGAGTGACTTTGCTTCACGTATTATTCAACCTCTTGTTCGCTGTATTGAGAACACAAGCGAATTGCGTCCGGTTGCTATGGAAACGTTAGCCTCCTTAGTTGCTCAGTTGGGaaagaaatttcttattttcatacCTATGGTCCAGAAAGTCCTGAATCGCAATAGAATCCAGCATCAGCGATATGACGTGTTGGTGGCGAAAATTTTACAT GGTGGTGGTTCAGCCGACGAAGAAGATTTATCCGCGGCTCGTCAGCGGAGGGGAAATTCTAAAACCAAAGAAGGATTGATTTCTTCGGATACCACAACAGTAAAACGA TTACATGTAGCCGCCAATAATTTGCAACGAGCTTGGACAGCAACACGACGTGTCTCGAAAGATGATTGGCTTGAATGGCTGCGTAAATTAAGTTCTGAAATGCTCAAGGAATCGCCTTCTCCGCCGCTGAG ATCTTGTTGGGCATTAGGTCAAAGCTACATTCAACTACCTCGTGACCTCTTCAATGCCGCGTTTGTATCATGCTGGACAGAGTTAAGCCAGCAGCATCAAAACGAGCTGGTTAAAAGCTTAGAACAAGCGCTCCGGGTTCCTGACCTGCCTGAAATTACACAGACCATTCTCAATCTGGCAGAATTTATGGAACATTGTGAAAAGGGTCCCTTACCATTGGATGCCAAGTTACTTGGTCAAAGAGCTATGCAATGCAGAGCTTATGCCAAAGCACTTCATTACAAAGAAGCCGAGTTCCATGAGTCTCCCACTGCTCAG gTTTTGGAATCGCTGATATCGATCAACAATAAacttcaacaaaaagaagcgGCTGCTGGGCTATTAGAGTATGCAATGAAAAAGCACGAAGGAGAAATCCGAGTCCAGGAGAGATGGCACGAAAAGTTGCATGATTGGGAGAGAGCTTTAGAAGCTTACAGAAAGAAGGAAAGTAACCAACAGCAACAGGAACCGGAATTAGTACTCGGTCAGATGCGTTGTCTCGAAGCGCTGTGTGAATGGGGACAATTACACACTTTGGCTGAAACGAATTGGAAACAG gtCAATGTAGATGTTAAAAACCGATTTGCTCGCATGGCAGCCGCGGCTGCTTGGGGACTCGGGAAATGGACTGCCATGGAGGAATATGTTAATTTTATCCCGAAGGAAACACAAGATGGTGCTTTTTACCGTTCTGTCTTGGCAATTCACAG GGAGCAATACGGTCAAGCGCAAACGCTCATTGACTCGGCTCGTGACCTCTTAGACACCGAACTAACTGCACTTTCGGGCGAAAGCTATCAGCGGGCATATGGAGCAATGGTCTTGGTTCAAATGCTCGCCGAGCTTGAAGAAGTTATCCAATATAAAATACTTCCTGAAAGAAGGGCTCCCATCCGAAAGATGTGGTGGCAACGCCTTCAa gGATGCCAGAGAATAGTGGAAGATTGGCAAAAAATCATCCAAGTGCATTCCTTAGTCATATCGCCCGAAGAAGATATGAGAACTTGGTTAAAATATTCATCGCTTTGTCGAAAATCTGGTCGtttg GCACTCTCACATAAAACCCTCGTAACTTTACTGGGTACTGATCCTTCATTGAACCCTGACCACCCACTGCCAACGTTGCATCCCCATGTAACCTATGCTTACTCAAAACATCTTTGGAtgtcaaatcaaaaagaacaGGCTTTCAG ACAATTGCACCATTTTGTTCAAGCTTCCCTACAACCGCAATCGCTGTCATCGATTTCAACTACACCCGTATCTACGCCAGAGGAGCCAGACAGACACGTCGAGTTAGGGAAACTATTAGCTAG ATGTTACCTAAGACTTGGACAGTGGCAAGAGTGCCTTCAGGGTATTAATGAACTATCAATTCCTGCTGTCCTCCAGTATTATGCTGCAGCAACAGAACATGATGCCACTTG GTACAAGGCATGGCATTCCTGGGCGTACATGAATTTTGAagctgttttattttacaaacatCAAGGACAAAATACTTCCGCAAATCAAACCCTGATTGGAGAAAATACGAATAAAGGATTG ACCGCTCAGCATGTGTCTTCTTACACTGTACCTGCCGTGCAAGGATTTTTCCGTTCGATTGCACTGTCACATGGAAGCTCCCTGCAAGATACTCTTCGTCTTTTGACATTGTGGTTTGATTATGGGCATTGGCCTGAAGTGTATGAAGCGCTGGTAGAGGGTGTAAGGACAATTGATGTCAATACTTGGTTGCAAGTGATTCCACAGCTGATAGCTCGAATTGATACGCAACGTCAGCTAGTCGGCAGACTCATTCACCAACTTTTGATGGATATTGGAAAAGCTCATCCTCAA GCCCTGATCTATCCGTTAACTGTAGCTTCTAAATCTGCCTTACAAGCTAGACATAATGCTGCCAACAAAATCTTGAAGAATATGTGCGAGCATAGTCCCGTGCTCGTCCAACAAGCTGTGATG GTCAGTGAAGAGTTGATTCGAGTGGCCATATTATGGCATGAATTATGGCACGAAGGACTAGAAGAAGCGTCTCGGCTGTACTTTGGCGAAAGAAACGTCACAGGCATGTTTGCAACGTTGGAACCGCTTCACGCAATGTTAGAGCGAGGACCACAAACCCTTAAAGAAACGTCATTTCACCAG GCTTATGGGCGAGAATTGCTGGAAGCCCAAGATTGGTGTCGACGGTACAAAACTTCGTTGAACGTTCGAGATCTAAACCAAGCTTGGGATTTATATTATCATGTTTTCCGACGCATTTCACGACAACTGCCTCAACTTACGAGTTTGGAACTTCAAtatgtttcaccaaaattacTTCTATGCCG CGATCTTGAACTAGCAATTCCCGGCAGTTATGTACCTAATCAACCTGTAATCAGGATATCGCAAGTCAACAGTTCACTGCAAGTTATTACGTCAAAGCAGAGACCTAGAAAACTATGCATAACTGGTAGCAACGGCAAGGAATACATGTTTTTATTGAAAGGGCACGAAGACCTCCGACAAGATGAGAGGGTCATGCAGCTGTTCAGTTTAGTTAATACGTTATTGATCCATGATCCAGAAACTTTCCGTCGAAATCTCACTATCCAG AGATATGCGGTTATTCCCTTGTCAACAAACAGCGGTTTGATTGGTTGGGTCCCCCATTGTGACACTTTGCATTCGTTGATTCGTGATTacagggagaagaaaaaaatcctgcTTAATATCGAGCACCGAATCATGCTTCGA ATGGCTCCCGACTACGATCATTTGTCACTAATGCAAAAAGTGGAAGTATTTGAGCATGCACTTGAGCACACACAAGGTGATGACTTGGCCAAGATTCTCTGGCTGCGATCTCCTTCATCGGAAGTCTGGTTTGATAGAAGAACAAACTATACAAG ATCCCTAGCTGTTATGTCTATGGTTGGATACATTCTTGGACTGGGAGATCGCCACCCGTCCAATCTCATGTTAGACCGGTTGAGTGGCAAAATACTTCACATTGATTTTGGCGACTGCTTCGAAGTCGCTATGACTAGAGAGAAATTTCCTGAAAAGATCCCTTTTAGATTGACTCGCATGCTTGTCAACGCTATGGAG GTAACCGGGATTGAAGGAACGTATCGCAGCACATGCGAATCCGTTATGTCTGTACTTCGCGGAAATAAAGACAGTTTAATGGCTGTTTTAGAAGCCTTCGTCTACGATCCACTTTTGAATTGGAGATTG GTCGTAGATAATGTAGCAAATACCAAAACCACCCGACGGTCGAAAAGCAGGCATGAATCCTCTTCAAATAATAGCGGTCAG GGTGATGTTGGAGATAGCATGGAAATAACTGCAAATGCAGCAGCAAATTCTAGCAGCGTACTGAACGCTGCAGTTAGCAGAAGCAAAAATGAGACAGTTGAAG CCGTTGTCAATGACGGACCTCAACCTGAAATACTAAACAAACGAGCTTTGACTATCGTGAGCCGTGTGCGAGACAAGTTAACCGGTAGGGACTTCCCTAATGAAACGGAAGGAACACTGAGTATTGACCGACAGGTGGAACTCCTGATTCAACAAGCGACTTCTCACGAAAATTTGTGCCAGTGTTACATAGGCTG gTGCCCTTTTTGGTGA
- the LOC124207579 gene encoding cytidine deaminase-like: MGDCADEEVDFDLLDPAIQKIINKAKAVREKAYCPYSKFAVGAALLCDDGAIIDGCNVENVSYGLTICAERSAICKAMSEGQKVFKSIAICAEMKDTFVGPCGACRQVLAEFNVNLDVYLCKPNNEILKTSMAKLLPLSFTPNWVSFSS, encoded by the exons atggGAGATTGTGCTGATGAAGAAGTGGATTTTGATCTTCTAG ATCCAGCAATCCAAAAAATTATCAACAAAGCCAAAGCAGTTAGAGAAAAGGCATATTGCCCTTACAGTAAATTTGCAGTAGGTGCTGCCTTGTTGTGTGATGATGGAGCTATAATTGATGGTTGCaatgttgaaaatgtttcatatGGTCTAACAATATGTGCAGAAAGATCTGCTATTTGTAAAGCTATGTCAGAAGGACAGAAAGTATTTAAAAGCATTGCAATTTGTGCTGAAATGAAAGACACATTTGTTGGTCCTTGTGGTGCTTGTAGGCAG GTACTGGCTGAATTCAATGTGAATTTGGATGTTTATTTGTGCAAGCCAAATAATGAAATCCTGAAGACTTCTATGGCAAAATTGCTACCACTTTCTTTTACCCCAAACTGGGTTTCATTTTCCTCCTAA